TGCCTACCTCGTCATCGGCCTGGACGGCGAGCCCATCAGCCGCGCCACCATCGAGCACATCGTCCCCCAGGTCCACGGGGGAACGGATGACCTGGGCAACCTGGGCCTGGCGTGTGCGCGCTGCAATCAGGGAAAAGGCAGCCGCCACGACCGCCACTTCCGCCGGGACGCCCGGGTGCGTGACATCGTGGATCGGCTGCTGGCGCGCCGCCGGGAGCGCTGGCGCGACCCGGACGATGCCTGAACCTCGCACGGTTTCAACCCCCCTACCAACTTCCAGAAGAGATCATCATCGCCCGCGCTTTCTGATCGCGCCACGGCGCCGGAGTCGTGCTATCCCGCGCGCCAGCCCTATTCCCGATGCGGAACGAGAAAGGTTGACAGTCTGATAATGATGCCCGATGGTCACGCGCCGCGTTGGACTGGGACGAGGAGGAGCGACCCTGTCCACGGCATCTCATCATTCGGTCGGGGTCGGGTTTGTTCGCGAGTCTCCTGTCTGGGCAGGAGCCGCCGTAGCCATAGCAACGCCGTGAATGCGCTTCTTGTCCCAATCTCCCCATACCCGTCTCCGGTCCGGTCGCACTGTGCTCCCGGTCGCGACCTCCGGAGCCATCCACTGATCAGCCCCTCGGTCCTGGTATGAGCGGTCCTCTCTTCCCACGTTGGACGAACACGGTGTCGCGCGCTTCGGTCGCGGCGCTCCTCGCATTCCCCGCGCTCGCGCTCGGTGGACTGATGGCGTACGTACGGTCTCCGTTCGTCACCAATCAGCACCGTCCGATCGAGCAGCCGATTGAGTTCGACCACCGGCACCACGCCGGTGACGAGCAGATCGACTGCCGCTACTGCCACTTCTCCGTGGAGAAGTCGCCGTCGGCCGGTATCCCCTCCACCACGGTCTGCATGTCCTGCCACGCGCAGGTGTGGAACCAGAGTCCGTACCTGGCGCTCGTGCGTCAGGCGTACTTCACGGACCAGCCGATCCCCTGGATCCGCGTCCACAACCTGCCGGACTTCGTCTACTTCAACCACTCCATCCACGTCGCCAAGGGCGTGGGCTGCGTGACCTGCCACGGGCGGGTGGACGAGATGGGCGCCATCGAGCAGGTGGCTCCGCTCACCATGGAGTGGTGCCTCGACTGCCACCGCGATCCCGGGCCCAACCTGCGTCCGCAGGAGTTCATCACCAGCATGACCTGGAAGCCGCCCGCGGATCACGCCGAGGCGGAGAAGCTCGCGGAAACGCTGATGGAAGAGAACGACGTTCACGGTCGCACGAGCTGCTCGACATGCCATCGCTGAAGCCCAAGCTCGACGGAGATTCTATGAAGGACACCCCCGCCTCCTTCGCCCTGCCGGTCGTCTCGGACGCGGCCGCCCCGGCGCATGAGCATGACCATGACGCCGTCGGCGAGGCCCTCGAGCACGCCGCCGCGCAGAGCGCCCACACCAAGACCGCCGAGGGCGCCTACGGCAAGACCTACTGGCGCAGCCTCGAGGAGAAGCTCGGCCAGCCCGAGTACCTCGAGTCCGTCCGCCCCGAGTTCCCCGAGGGCGCGGACCTGCCGCCCACGGGCGTCGCCCGCCGCCAGTTCATGCAGCTGCTCGGCGCGTCGCTCGCGATGGCCGGCGCCACCGCCTGCTCCACCCGTCCGGTGGACGAGCGCATGGTGCCCTATACCCGCACGCCGCCCGAGATGGTTCCGGGCAACCCGCTGCACTACGCCTCGGGCATGACGTTCGGGGGCCACACCTCCGGCATCCTCGTCACCGCGCGCGAGGGCCGTCCGGTGAAGATCGAGGGCAACCCGCAGCACCCGGTGAACCTGGGCGCCGCCGGTGTCTTCGAGCAGGCCTTCCTGATGTCCTTGTATGACCCGCAGCGCGCCCGCGTGCTGCGCTACCGCAAGGAGCCGCGCTCGCTGCGCACCTTCGGCGAGGAGATCAGCAACACGCTCACCCGCTCCATCCAGGCCGATGGCGGCGCGCGCGTGCGCTTCCTCACCGAGCCGAACACCTCGCCGGTGCTCGGCCACCTGCGCTCGCGCATCCAGGAGCGCCTGCCCAAGGCCCGCTTCCAGAGCTACACCGCGCTCTCGCAGGATCCGGCCGCCGAGGGCACCAGCGCGGTGTTCGGCCAGGCGGCCCACCCGCTGTATGACTTCTCCCGCGCGGACGTGGTCCTGTCCCTGGACGCGGACTTCCTGGAGAGCCGTCCCTCCAATCTGGCCTATGCCCGCGCCTTCGCGCGTCGGCGCGACCTGGCCGAGGGCGAGCTCAACCGCCTCTATGTCGCCGAGCCGCGCTACACCATCACCGGTGGCATGGCGGACCACCGCCTGCGCGTGAAGTCGCGCGACATCTTCGGCATCGCCGCCGCGCTCGCCATGCGCGTGGGCGGTGACGCGGCTGGGCTGGGTGCCGGCGGCAGCCAGAAGGCGCAGCTCGACGCCAAGCACCAGACGTGGGTGGACGCCGTCGCCGCCGACCTGAACGCCCACAAGGGCCGTTCGCTGGTGGTGGCCGGTGAGCGTCAGCCCGCCGCGGTGCACGCCCTGGCCGCCGCCATCAACGCGGCGCTGGGCAACGTGGGCCAGACGGTGCGCTACGTGGCCTCCGCGGTGAACGAGACCACCAGCGACGCCGGCCTGCGTCCGCTCGTGGAGGAGCTGAAGAACGGCGCGGTGGACGTGCTGGTCATCACCGCCTGGAACCCCGTCTACCGCGCGGCGGCGGACCTGGGCCTCCAGGAGGTGCTGGATCCGGCCAAGAACCCCAACCGCTCCAAGCTCACCGTCATCTACACCTCGCTCTTCGAGGACGAGACGAGCGCGTTCAGCGACTGGTTCATCCCGGCCGCGCACGAGCTCGAGGCGTGGGGTGATGGGCGCTCGGCCGATGGAACGGTCTCCATCGTGCAGCCGCTCATCCAGCCGCTCTTCAACGGCGTGCCCACCTCGGAGCTGCTCGCGCTGTTCCTCGGTGAGCCGTACCGCGGCAGCTACCAGATCCTCCGGGACTTCTGGAGCCGCAGCAACCTGGCGGGCGCGGACTTCGAGACGGCGTGGGAGACGTGGGTGTCCGTGGGCATCGTGCCCGGCACCGCCACGGCGGCCCTGACGGCGGCCCCCAACGCGGGCGCGGCCCGCGCGCTCGTGGACGCCTGGCAGCCGCCCTCCGCGGAGGGCCTCGAGGTGAACTTCGTCGCGGACTACAAGGTCTACGACGGCCAGTTCGCCAACATCTCCTGGCTGCAGGAGCTGCCGGATCCCATCTCGAAGATGACGTGGGACAACGCGGCCTACATCAGCCCCGAGACGGCCAAGAATCAGAACAATCTCCAGCCGGGCGACGTGGCCACGCTCACCTACGGTGGCAAGACGCTGGACGTGCCGGTGTGGATCCTCCCGGGCATCGCGGACGGCGTGGTGGTGCTGCCCCTGGGCTACGGCCGCACGGGTCTGTTCGAGACGGTGGCCAAGGAAGTGGGCTTCAACGCCAACCGGGTGCGCAGCGTGAACGCGCCCTGGTTCGATGGCGGCGCCAGACTGGACAAGACGCCCCGGACGCACAAGTTCTCCCTCACCCAGCAGCACTGGAGCATGGAGGGCCGCCCGCTCGCGCTCGACATGTCCGTCGAGCAGTTCCGCAAGGAGCAGGAGGACGAGAAGCACCAGAAGAGCTCCGTGTTCGCCCGCGTCCGTGGCGAGCAGGCCAGCATGCTCGGGGAGTACGAGTACAAGGACTACAAGTGGGCGATGGCCATCGACCTGGCGCGCTGCACGGGTTGCTCCGCGTGCGTGGTGGCCTGCCAGTCGGAGAACAACATCCCCGTCGTGGGCAAGGAGCAGGTGGCCCGCAGCCGCGAGATGCAGTGGCTGCGCATCGACCGGTACTTCACGGGCGATGACCTGCACGACCCGGAGATGGTGATGCAGCCCATCGCGTGCGTGCACTGCGAGAAGGCGCCGTGCGAGTACGTGTGCCCGGTGAACGCCACCGTCCACTCGGACGAGGGCCTCAACGACATGGTGTACAACCGCTGCGTCGGCACGCGTTACTGCTCGAACAACTGCCCCTACAAGGTCCGCCGCTTCAACTACCTGCACTACACCGCGGACAAGACGCCCACGCAGAAGATGCTGATGAACCCGGACGTCACGGTGCGCAACCGCGGCGTCATGGAGAAGTGCACCTACTGCGTGCAGCGCATCGAGCGCGTGCGCATCAAGGCGCGCGTGGAGAAGCGGCCCATCTTCGAGAAGGAGCTGCAGACCGCCTGCCAGCAGACGTGCCCCACCGAGGCCATCGTGTTCGGGACGCTGAACGATCCGAATGCCCAGGTGACCAAGCACCACCAGGACGAGCGCGCGTACAAGCTGCTCAAGGAACTGGGCACCTCGCCGCGTACCGCCCACCTCATCCGCCTGCGCAACCCCAATCCCGCCCTCGCGTCCGCCAAGCCCGCCGCTGCGAAGCACGAAGGAGGCCACTGAGTCATGGCCGAGACCGCAATCCATCACCCACCTGGCGTCGATCCGCTCGAGCCGCGGATGCTCGTCCCGCCGCACCACGACGACGCCTCGCTCAACGAGACCCTGCTCGACCACGTCTGGGCCAAGCCGGGCAAGGGCTGGTTCCTGCTGTTCGGAATCGCCCTGGTTGGCCTGGGCATGTTCCTGGTCGCCGTGACGCTGACGCTCGCGCGCGGCATCGGCGTGTGGGGTAACAACCAGCCCAACGGCTGGGCGTTCGACATCGTCAACTTCGTGTGGTGGGTCGGTATCGGCCACGCCGGTACCCTCATCTCCGCCATCCTCCTGCTCTTCCAGCAGAAGTGGCGCACGAGCATCAACCGCTTCGCCGAGGCGATGACCATCTTCGCGGTCATCTGCGCGGGCCAGTTCCCGCTGCTGCACACGGGCCGTCCCTGGTTCGCCTTCTGGCTGCTGCCCTACCCCAGCACGCTGGGCGCCTGGCCCCAGTTCCGCTCCCCGCTGGACTGGGACGTGTTCGCCATCTCCACGTACTTCACCGTGTCGCTGCTGTTCTGGTACATCGGTCTGATTCCGGACCTGGCGGCGCTGCGTGACTCGTCCAAGGGCAAGCTGCAGCGCATCCTCTACGGCCTGTTCTCCCTCGGCTGGCGCGGCTCCGGGCGTCACTGGCACAACTACAAGATCGGCTACCTGCTGCTGGCGGGTCTCTCCACCCCGCTCGTGCTCAGCGTGCACACGATCGTGTCCTTCGACTTCGCCACGGGCCTCATCCCCGGCTGGCACGCCACCATCTTCCCGCCCTACTTCGTCGCCGGCGCCGTGTTCAGCGGCTTCGCGATGGTGATCACCCTCATCGTTCCGGCCCGCAAGTACCTCAAGCTCCGGGACGTGATCACCGATCGCCACCTGGAGAACATGAACAAGGTCATCCTCGCGACGGGCCTCATCGTGTCCTACGGGTACATGATGGAGCACTTCATCGCCTGGTACTCCGGCAACGAGTACGAGATCTGGACCTTCTACGTGAACCGCGCGCGGGGTCCCTACGCCGGGGTGTACTGGCTGATGATCGCCTGCAACGTCATCACGCCGAACATCTTCTGGTTCAAGAAGTGCCGCACGAGCATCCCCATCATGTGGGTGGCCTCCATCGTCGTGAACATCGGCATGTGGTGCGAGCGCTTCATCATCATCGTGACGTCGCTGACGCAGGACTTCCTGCCCTCGTCGTGGGACCTGTACAGCCCGACGTGGGTGGACTGGTGCCTCTACATCGGCACGCTGGGTCTGTTCAGCACGCTCTTCCTGCTCTTCCTCAAGTTCGTCCCCGCGGTGGCCATCAGCGAGGTGAAGGAGCTCCAGCTCGAGCTCAAGCACGCCGCCCACCACGCCGCGCATGGCGCCGAGACGGGCGCCGCCGGGACCCTCACCCACGGAGCGCACTGACCATGTCCGCCGAAACCAAGGTCCTGGAAACCCTGGTCCTCGCCGAGTTCGCCACTCCCGAGGCCCTGGTGGATGCCACCCGGCAGATGCGGGAGAAGGGCTATGAGGGGATGGACACCTACTCGCCCTACCCGCTGCATGGCGGCTCCGAGGCGCTGGGTCTGCCCCCCTCGCGCGTGCCCTTCATCGCGCTGTGCGCGGGCCTCACCGGCACCGCCACCGCCATCGCCTTCATGGCGTACATGAACGGCTACGACTACCCGCTCAACGTGGGTGGTCGTCCCCTCTTCAGCCTGCCCGCCTACGTGCCCATCACCTTCGAGTTGACGGTGCTCCTGGCGGCCTTCGGCATCTTCTTCGGAGTCCTGGGGCTCGCCCGGCTGCCGCAGCCGTATCACCCGGCTTACGAGCACGAGGCGTTCCGCAGCGCCACCACGCACGGCTACTGGCTGAGCGTGCCGCAGTTCGCGACGCTCCAGGCGGATGCGATCATGGATCAGCTCAAGTCCCTGGGCGCCACCCAGGTGACCGTGGTGACGGGAGAGAAGGAATGAGGCGGCTCATCCCCCTGGCCGGGCTCGCCCTGGCCGCCTGTAACGTGCCCTCCGAGTTCCTCCAGCGCATGGAGGCACAGGCCAAGTACGAGTACTACGAGACGAACGAGTTCTGGGCGGATGGCAAGGCCATGCGCACGCCTCCCGAGGGCACCATTCCGCGCGAGCGCCTGGTGGGTGACCCCGGCCTGACCACGGGCCGGGTCAATGGCGAGTTCGTCAGCGCCAACCCGCTCAAGCTCGACCGGGCCGTGCTGGAAGAGGGCCACAAGAAGTACAACATCGTCTGCGCCCAGTGCCACGGCCGGCTCGGCGACGGCAACAGCGTGGTCGCCGAGAACATGGCGCTGCGCCTGCCCCCGTCCCTCCAGGAGATCGCCAACAAGCCGGACGGCCATTTCTACGCCGCCATCACCGAGGGCTACGGCGTGATGCCGTCCTTCTCGGGCGAACTCAACATCCAGGAGCGTTGGGCCGTGGTGGCCTACGTTCGCGCGCTGCAGACGGCTCGCGCCCCCAAGGCCGGCGGCCAGCAGCCCCTTCCGCAGGAGAACCGATGATTGCCGTGGATCGTTTCACGGGCGGCTCGAAGGCGATGACGGTGGCCGGAGCGCTGGGCGTGCTCGGCCTCGTGCTGACCATCGTCGGCTTCGTGCTCGACCCCCAGAAGGCGATGTTCAGCTACCTGTTCGGCTTCAGCTACTGGCTGGGCATCGCGGTGGCCTCCATCATCATGGTGGCCATCTTCCACACCGCCAAGGTCAAGTGGATCACCGTGCTGCGCCGCACGATGGAGACCATGGGCTCGAGCGTGATCTTCTTCGCCGTGCTCGTGCTGCCCATCCTCGCCGGGGTCAAGTACCTCTTCCCCTGGGTGGACGCGCCCAACTGGGTGTTTCCCGGCACCGAGGGCGTGAAGTTCACCGAGGTGGAGCTGCACCACCTGCACCACAAGCACCCCTACCTCAACCTCACCTTCTTCTACATCCGCCAGGCCATCTACTTCTTCACGTGGATCTTCGTGTCCTCGCGGCTGCGTGGCTGGAGCGTGCAGCAGGACACGTCGGGTGAGCTCGAGTTGACGGCCAAGCAGCGCCGGTTCGCCCCGGGCTCGCTCCCCTTCCTTGCGCTGACGATTACTTTCGCTGCTTTCGACTGGCTGATGACGCTCACGCCGCTCTGGCAGTCCACCATCTTCGGCGTCTATTACTTCTGCGGCAGCTTCCTGAGCGCGTTCTGCGTGGTGACGATCGCCACGGTGAACGCGCAGGGCAAGGACGGATACGGGTCGCTGGTGACGACGGCGCACTACCACAACCTGGGCAAGCTCATGTTCGCCTTCACGGCGTTCTGGGCCTACATCGCCTTCTCCCAGTTCTTCCTCATCTGGGCCGCCAACCTGCCGGAAGAGGCGGGCTGGTACCGGCTGCGCATCACGGGGCCGTGGCTGCCCGTGTCGCTCTCGCTGCTCTTCGGCCAGTTCCTGCTGCCCTTCTTCACGCTGCTATCGCGCAAGCTGAAGCTCCAGCCCCGCCGCCTGTCCGTCGTCGCCGTCTACATCCTGGTCATGCACGCCGTGGACATGTACTGGCTCATCTGGCCGGCCCTCTCGCCCCAGGGCCCCTCGTTCCACTGGACGCTCATCACCGCCTTCGTCGGCGTGGGTGGAATCGCGGTGGCGGGAGCCCTGTGGCAGACCCGCGGCCGGTATACGGTGCCGGTGAAGGACCCCTACATCTCCGAGTCGCTGAGGTACGTGCAGCCATGAGCAACAAGAGCCAGGTGGAGGTCGAGTCGCGCGTCATCCACGGTGCGCATGGCGTGTCGTCCGAGGAGGATCACATCCTCACCGGCAAGGTGCTCCAGGTGGGAATCGGTTCCATCATCATCTTCATCGTGGGCGGAATCTGGGCCTGGCGCCTGCAGGTGGCGACCACGAACGAGTTCGCCCCCGAGGGTGCCGCGCCCATCCCGGCGCTCATCACCCCGGACAAGGATCACCGCACGGCGTACGAGATCGGCATCGTCAACCAGCGCCTGTTCCAGCAGGACACGCACGCCGAGGAGAAGATCCGCTCCCAGCAGGAGGCGCTGGACAAGGGCTACGCGGAAGATCGTAACGTGGTGTCCCGCACCCCGTTGAACCAGGCGATGGACCAGGTCATCGCCCAGCAGGCGGCCGCGCGCCAGCAGCCCGCGGCGCCCGCGCCCACCCCCGAGCCGCAGCCCACGCCGGCTCCCCAGCCGTAGTGTCGCGGCAGTAGAGGAAGAAGCACGATGTACACCCCCTCTTCGTCCATGCCCCTGAGCGCCGCCATGGCGGCGCTCGTCCTGGCGCTCGGCGTCGCGGCCCCCGTGTCCGCGCTGCCGGGCGGTGGCCGCACGCCCCAGAGCATCATTGATGCGCAGTCCGACGCTCCGCCGCAACTCAAAGGCGTGGACGTGCAGGAGCACCTGGGCGAGCTGGCGGCGCTGGAGACGGCGTTCACCGACTCGTCGGGCAAGCCGGTGCAACTGCGCGACGTGTTGCCGCGCACGCGCCCGGTGCTGCTCACGCTCGTGTATTACAACTGCCCGCTGCTCTGTAACCTCATCATCAACGAGCAGATCCGCACCATGCGCGAGCTGGGCCTGGTGCTGGGCAAGGACTACGAGGCGGTGACGGTGAGCATCGATCCGCAGGACACGCCCGCGCAGAGCCTCGAGCGGCGCCGGCGCCACCTGCAGTCCATGGGTCTGCCGGAGACGGCCCCGTGGCACTTCCTCACGGGTACCCAGGAGAACATCCAGCAGCTCGCGGACGCGGTGGGATACAAGTACACCTATGACGCGTCGACGCGGCAGTATGTGCACCCGGCCGTGGTGATGGTGCTCACCCCCGAGGGCGCCATCTCGCGCTACCTCTACGGCACGTCCTTCCAGCCCAAGGACATGAAGCTCGCCCTGCTCGAGGCCGCGGGAGGCCGGGTCGGCACCAGTTTTGATCGCATCGTCCTGACCTGCTTCAAGTATGACACCGCCACCCGGCGGTACGGCTTCTACATCTTTGGATTCCTCCGGATAGGCGCGCTCATGGTGTTCGGCGCGCTCGCGAGCATGCTCGCCTACTACTGGAGGCGTGAGCTGAAGAAAGGCACAGCAGCATGAACGAGTTGCTGAACAACATCCTGTTCCTGCCGGAGCAGGCCTCGACCTTCGCGGAGCGTGTGGACAATCTCCACATCTTCGTCGTCACCGTGACGATGCTCAGTTCGCTCGCGGTGGGCACGGCGGCGCTCTACTTCTTCTTCCGCTACCGGCGCCGCACGCCGGAGCAGCTGACGGAGTACGTCATCCCGTCGGTGAAGACGGAGTTCCTCTTCGTCTCGCTGCCGCTCATCTTCTTCCTCACCTGGTTCGTCATCGGCTTCCGGGACTTCGTCTTCGTCACCACGCCGCCCAAGGACGCGATGGACGTCTACGTCATGGGCAAGCAGTGGATGTGGAAGTTCGCCTACCCGGAGGGCCCCAACGGGGTGAACGTGCTGCACGTGCCGGCCAACCGTCCGGTGCGTCTGCTCATCACCTCGCGTGACGTCCTCCACTCCTTCTTCGTGCCGGCCTTCCGCATCAAGATGGACGCGGTGCCGGGGCGCTACACGCAGACCTGGTTCGAGGCCACCAAGCCCGGCACGTACCAGATCCTCTGCACGGAGTACTGCGGCCTGTCGCACTCGAAGATGCTCGGCGAGGTCGTGGTTCTCTCGCCCGAGGAGTGGGACGCGTGGCTGAAGGAGCAGCGCCGCGGCGACCTGGCCAACCGCCAGGACGCGCTGGCGGACCTGAGCCTGGCGCCGCAGCCGGCGCGCATGGCCGAGCAGGGCCAGAAGGTGG
Above is a window of Cystobacter fuscus DNA encoding:
- a CDS encoding HNH endonuclease codes for the protein MSFARRRRILDIVATDATFERTEHRGQEVWLGKCLHCNAYLVIGLDGEPISRATIEHIVPQVHGGTDDLGNLGLACARCNQGKGSRHDRHFRRDARVRDIVDRLLARRRERWRDPDDA
- a CDS encoding cytochrome c3 family protein; the protein is MSGPLFPRWTNTVSRASVAALLAFPALALGGLMAYVRSPFVTNQHRPIEQPIEFDHRHHAGDEQIDCRYCHFSVEKSPSAGIPSTTVCMSCHAQVWNQSPYLALVRQAYFTDQPIPWIRVHNLPDFVYFNHSIHVAKGVGCVTCHGRVDEMGAIEQVAPLTMEWCLDCHRDPGPNLRPQEFITSMTWKPPADHAEAEKLAETLMEENDVHGRTSCSTCHR
- a CDS encoding TAT-variant-translocated molybdopterin oxidoreductase, with the protein product MKDTPASFALPVVSDAAAPAHEHDHDAVGEALEHAAAQSAHTKTAEGAYGKTYWRSLEEKLGQPEYLESVRPEFPEGADLPPTGVARRQFMQLLGASLAMAGATACSTRPVDERMVPYTRTPPEMVPGNPLHYASGMTFGGHTSGILVTAREGRPVKIEGNPQHPVNLGAAGVFEQAFLMSLYDPQRARVLRYRKEPRSLRTFGEEISNTLTRSIQADGGARVRFLTEPNTSPVLGHLRSRIQERLPKARFQSYTALSQDPAAEGTSAVFGQAAHPLYDFSRADVVLSLDADFLESRPSNLAYARAFARRRDLAEGELNRLYVAEPRYTITGGMADHRLRVKSRDIFGIAAALAMRVGGDAAGLGAGGSQKAQLDAKHQTWVDAVAADLNAHKGRSLVVAGERQPAAVHALAAAINAALGNVGQTVRYVASAVNETTSDAGLRPLVEELKNGAVDVLVITAWNPVYRAAADLGLQEVLDPAKNPNRSKLTVIYTSLFEDETSAFSDWFIPAAHELEAWGDGRSADGTVSIVQPLIQPLFNGVPTSELLALFLGEPYRGSYQILRDFWSRSNLAGADFETAWETWVSVGIVPGTATAALTAAPNAGAARALVDAWQPPSAEGLEVNFVADYKVYDGQFANISWLQELPDPISKMTWDNAAYISPETAKNQNNLQPGDVATLTYGGKTLDVPVWILPGIADGVVVLPLGYGRTGLFETVAKEVGFNANRVRSVNAPWFDGGARLDKTPRTHKFSLTQQHWSMEGRPLALDMSVEQFRKEQEDEKHQKSSVFARVRGEQASMLGEYEYKDYKWAMAIDLARCTGCSACVVACQSENNIPVVGKEQVARSREMQWLRIDRYFTGDDLHDPEMVMQPIACVHCEKAPCEYVCPVNATVHSDEGLNDMVYNRCVGTRYCSNNCPYKVRRFNYLHYTADKTPTQKMLMNPDVTVRNRGVMEKCTYCVQRIERVRIKARVEKRPIFEKELQTACQQTCPTEAIVFGTLNDPNAQVTKHHQDERAYKLLKELGTSPRTAHLIRLRNPNPALASAKPAAAKHEGGH
- the nrfD gene encoding NrfD/PsrC family molybdoenzyme membrane anchor subunit — encoded protein: MAETAIHHPPGVDPLEPRMLVPPHHDDASLNETLLDHVWAKPGKGWFLLFGIALVGLGMFLVAVTLTLARGIGVWGNNQPNGWAFDIVNFVWWVGIGHAGTLISAILLLFQQKWRTSINRFAEAMTIFAVICAGQFPLLHTGRPWFAFWLLPYPSTLGAWPQFRSPLDWDVFAISTYFTVSLLFWYIGLIPDLAALRDSSKGKLQRILYGLFSLGWRGSGRHWHNYKIGYLLLAGLSTPLVLSVHTIVSFDFATGLIPGWHATIFPPYFVAGAVFSGFAMVITLIVPARKYLKLRDVITDRHLENMNKVILATGLIVSYGYMMEHFIAWYSGNEYEIWTFYVNRARGPYAGVYWLMIACNVITPNIFWFKKCRTSIPIMWVASIVVNIGMWCERFIIIVTSLTQDFLPSSWDLYSPTWVDWCLYIGTLGLFSTLFLLFLKFVPAVAISEVKELQLELKHAAHHAAHGAETGAAGTLTHGAH
- a CDS encoding DUF3341 domain-containing protein, translating into MSAETKVLETLVLAEFATPEALVDATRQMREKGYEGMDTYSPYPLHGGSEALGLPPSRVPFIALCAGLTGTATAIAFMAYMNGYDYPLNVGGRPLFSLPAYVPITFELTVLLAAFGIFFGVLGLARLPQPYHPAYEHEAFRSATTHGYWLSVPQFATLQADAIMDQLKSLGATQVTVVTGEKE
- a CDS encoding c-type cytochrome, which codes for MRRLIPLAGLALAACNVPSEFLQRMEAQAKYEYYETNEFWADGKAMRTPPEGTIPRERLVGDPGLTTGRVNGEFVSANPLKLDRAVLEEGHKKYNIVCAQCHGRLGDGNSVVAENMALRLPPSLQEIANKPDGHFYAAITEGYGVMPSFSGELNIQERWAVVAYVRALQTARAPKAGGQQPLPQENR
- a CDS encoding SCO family protein, with protein sequence MYTPSSSMPLSAAMAALVLALGVAAPVSALPGGGRTPQSIIDAQSDAPPQLKGVDVQEHLGELAALETAFTDSSGKPVQLRDVLPRTRPVLLTLVYYNCPLLCNLIINEQIRTMRELGLVLGKDYEAVTVSIDPQDTPAQSLERRRRHLQSMGLPETAPWHFLTGTQENIQQLADAVGYKYTYDASTRQYVHPAVVMVLTPEGAISRYLYGTSFQPKDMKLALLEAAGGRVGTSFDRIVLTCFKYDTATRRYGFYIFGFLRIGALMVFGALASMLAYYWRRELKKGTAA
- the coxB gene encoding cytochrome c oxidase subunit II, which produces MNELLNNILFLPEQASTFAERVDNLHIFVVTVTMLSSLAVGTAALYFFFRYRRRTPEQLTEYVIPSVKTEFLFVSLPLIFFLTWFVIGFRDFVFVTTPPKDAMDVYVMGKQWMWKFAYPEGPNGVNVLHVPANRPVRLLITSRDVLHSFFVPAFRIKMDAVPGRYTQTWFEATKPGTYQILCTEYCGLSHSKMLGEVVVLSPEEWDAWLKEQRRGDLANRQDALADLSLAPQPARMAEQGQKVAAEVGCFKCHTVNGEPHIGPTFLGLYGRQETLQDGSAIRADEAYITQSMMDPGAHLVTGYANAMPTFQGKLTGPQTAAIVEYIKTLRTPDIRTTGASQGPVYEPIQQ